In Lycium ferocissimum isolate CSIRO_LF1 chromosome 7, AGI_CSIRO_Lferr_CH_V1, whole genome shotgun sequence, the sequence atgaagttcaaaccctagggcattaaacccaacatattggtagcccgtatttatgtatttatgaacatGAATtctgtatctatattcgttattgtattcctaatcttccattacggttattaggaaccctagcttaatccatgaatcatgaattcttcctcatgtgttctcattatgtttatatgaaactttatgatttttatctagcaagttacaagcatgttttccagtcaattatatatataattatgaactattgttattactcatcaATCAAGAagatgtttgcaagactatgacaagttatctcatgaaaccatgttacaagatatttcatgaaatcatgttacaagttatttcacgaaaatcatgggcttcttagccaactatatcatgttcatatttttggaatttgcttagttaaccgagaaggctcagtaaagcctgaaactacgtagccaccgtaggataagggttgtcagcaaggaggcaacacctttATTATGCGCttgatccttacatgcttattattacttaaatctcatatccctggcaaggtgtgagtgttctccgGTAAGACGCAAGTACcgcatcatgttgtcggttatactatagcattccccacgttacaagcagCTTttgtatacatgtatttccattgatttatcGTTTTCaaactttactcacgtttcatactcatgttcaagttacattcagtttcggctcatgtcctatacctatgttgtgccatgttcttcatttcggcgggttttacatactagtactattcaccgtgtactaacgtcccttttgcccggCCTACACTTCACGGTGCGGTATACCGATTTTCGGAGCATACACCGCGCAGTAGGATCGCCTCGCTATCGCCTTATTGATGAGCCCCGCTCCTCTCGGGGTTCGGGAAGATGAGTCTGTATTAGTATTCAgtttatggtagtccagggccatgtcctggtagttagtattcagacatgttctagaggtttcatagacagatatTAGTTCACAGAGTcagttatgctttcatgttgcagactattacgttttcatgaattttcatgctatgagataatttcaagactttattccgcaaattatatttttcatgattcatttaaattgcatcatatagattatattgtttgatgcccatgttgacaagcaagccatgaggttcgctcggacacacgCAAGCaagcccgagtgccgtgttacacctgtgtgccatggttcggggcgtgacacttgCCGGACCGGTATGGAGACAGCACATGACGCGAGCGTCTCTCCGAGCGTATTCCGGTGCCCCACGGGGCGGCGGGCGGTCGTGGTCGCCGGCGAGCCGCGGCCATCGCAGGGTGGTAGGCCGGCGGAGGTGATGAGGCTCCGTCGATTTCGCAGATCCCGCCGAGTTCTTACGGGCCGGCAACTACAGATATCCCGTCGACTTCTCATTCCGGCCGTCGACTTCACAGACACCTCTGTATACGCCGGATTCTTTTTCAGATTATGTGCCCTGGCCTTCATTTTCACATCCACCGTTCGTGATCTACGGGGTGGCCTACGTATCCGCACTTCGACGACTCCATGTTCGAGGACTTCGTGTTTGATATGGCACCATCCGCATCTCCCTCGCTCCGGGGGCCGCTCAGGAGCCCTCTCACCAGGCATCTCAGAAGGTCGTCGACACATAGGTTTGACTTttataataaagtaaaataatttattaattatttgtttatttcaggttcattttagaataaatctaatctaaattatttatatattatttcaggttcattGTTCTACGCCTGTGGGTCCACAGGAGCGACCCATTCAGGAGCATTCTCATCAGCCTGCCGAGGCagaggtgtcttctcatgagactaCCGAGGCGCATGAagtttttttacttaaaactaattttattgaatataagataaatatttatttaatttttataacctttacttggactTCGAACAGCATCTCGTCCAGGAGACTACCTCATCTTTACCACCAcacccatctcaggagcctacaGACCCATCTCAGGAGACTACTCAGGCGCCCGTtgacacacaggtttgattaaataaataacgttaatgtattcaatataaataagaaatggtactaattattatatacttttcaggTTCATCTTTCGGCGCCTGAGGTGGCGACTACCGACGAGGAAGAGGGCGAGTTTCCAGACCTAACTTAGCCTGAGGTTCTGAGCGTGCCAGCGGGAccagatcccaagaagaagcacgttctagtcAAGGGCGCACGGGCCAGGCGAAgagatgatgatcatgacttggagcgccAGGTTATTAAGAGAAAAAAGGGCGATGGAGACGATGACGAAggcggtggggatggtatgagccttaggcctagggatagtctccggcatactacatgtgggacccatcctcgatagtgtatatacattagtgttgtacaatttatcataaatattatatattttttgcatatttatacatattatcttagtctttattattgtttatagtttcacatcctaaattgataataaaaaaaaacgtgatacattcgaaataaagttaagcattaatttaaagtcattcaaaaaaactcatcaatttcataagtctaagtcttacaagtcattcaaaaaaaaatcaaacttcatcgaaaaaatgtctcaaaatgcTTCAACTGTTAAGGTTTcactattttgggatggagatatCGTCGAGGACAATTACTCCATTCGTTATAGTATCAAACCAAAAGCCCATGTTAAATTTTCAacaactttaaattatgaaatgctAGTCAGTTATATGCacaaaataatgaaaactaCACCCACTGAGATTGGAATCTCAATACCTAGCAGATatccacaaacaatatcaaacAGTGTAGTGCGTTATGGCATGCACAATATCAACGATGATGAATCTTTGAGTGATTATTTGGGATTGCCGGAAGAATATCGTGATTTAGTATTcattaatgttcttgagatgcatgttgaaaagatacctcAAGAAGAAGTCCCTCAAGTCCAGCCTATTCATGGTAACACTTATGGGGACTTTAGTTTttatggagacattttgagtggtcaagtgcCGCTGAAAAATCTAAGCCAGCAATTTAATCAAGCTTACaatgaaaattggtaaatataatttttttatattattattattattattatgtgtagtaTCACGtatttgttgtatgaattggtaaataaccagttttcaaatctttataggaACTATTCTCAAAACTCGCCAGTGGtaccaaatatggatgttggtcaatcctctcagttcggtggagttgatcattctccacaccatgacAGTGCTTATGAACAACAGTaagttcatcaccttgatattaaattatctatatatatgatgttggtatttaaaatatgttacttttcgtgtaggaggatgaatgcacttgataatgaagattttcctaattattatgagtcatcatcaagtgatgacgatgaaataactaataatgcagaggtaactgatgatgaaaatgatgatgatgttcaagttggtatgaccaACAATATTCCTCAAAGACAAAACCAACAAGAACCAATGCACCACCACGTACCACCACCGATGACTGAAAACTCAACTTCTGAAAGCCCAATTCAgtggcattctaacaatatccctTATCTTGACGGCAGTAGGTCGTGATGATGCATTTGTGTTCACAAGAGAAGATTATGATAGTCGCCTAAAAATCTGGATTGAACCAAAGGATCTCAACAAAGATCGATGCTACCTTGCAAAGGGAATGTTGTTCGCATCCAAAAAGGCGTTGCAACGGGctgtcaaaatttattgttttaaggacatgagggagtttaaggttgatcaGTCAAACACAAAGATATGGAGGCTAGTTTGTAGACGACGGTATCAAGGCTGTGAGTGGTTACTTCGGGGAATTGTTAAGCCTGATGGTATGTGGGCTATCACAAAATTTCGCGAaagacacacttgtgatatggaagaaaatcgagcagatcattataatttagatacaaacatgattgctcaagtgttacttaaagacattgccgaaacgccaaggtaacttatcctacctagtgcattatatgtcttatatcaattgaaagatcattactaaatgttgtttgtttaaacttgtgcaggtgttacgccctattttgaatGCGTCTaagatagtttgcaacttcacggttcttctaactggttttaaaagggttagagtcaccacctaatttttaagaaaaaataggaaacctatatgtatttatgtgtctactccatttttagtccacgaaacctatgagattctagataagggttttatttaccctgAGGGGAAGGTATTACGCATCCCTCAGAGCTCGTCCAGAAGAGCAGGTCCTTAGacttagtttaactgaacactagagggggattatctatctgtttatcattattattacctgttttcaaaatgttatgacttcatgaaaagctacactaggtgataatatactaagtataCACAGTGTATAaacatgtatttatatcaagtatcaaaTATTCATAAGGAATGTAtagtaaaaaagaatatataaaagagtataaagagaatgtacctcgtaagtataaaagtatatCTGTTAGTAcaaagagtgtatatatatgttagtgtaaagaatgtgtaactatattaagaatataaaaaaaaatgtgagactatgtaaaaataaatatatcaaggatataaAGAATGTGCATCTATGTAATGTGcgtctatgtatattaaaagaatgtatgtatgttaaacatataaagaacatatttcaagtgtaaaagagTGTACGTCAAACCTAAAATGTATaaagaattgtataactagATATATTAatgcataaagaatgtaaaaataatttacgaatattcattggtgtaaagattttatataacgaaattattcagaaaagtgaagtttatttgacttgtttctaccgtttagttaaaaagagtgcttgtttaatgaatatcctatcaaaagaataaggaacaaaataattgtaaaaagtattggtaaaaaataagtataaggaattgtggataaaaaatgagtgaaaatgggtaatgcctctaaagaataaaagatttgtaaatgGACGACTTAATATTTGCCTAGCGTAAAAAATGTGaatttaacttaattaaaatatgtattagtgtatacgaaacaatataaaatgtaagTTGCATTAAGAgtatataaagaatataaaataaggGATGGACTAGTATTTTTGCTTAAACGTCAAAAGTGTGAATTTATTTAacaaagtatttataccaaATCAATTTAATCTAgttatgaaagtattgacggCCTAAGTCTTGCTTAAAGCGAATGACGATTTTAAGTTTAACAAACAAGACGAcgagtaaataaatatatcaacccgtcattccaaaaataaatttttcactatactatgagtttatgttttgtacagttataaaaaaaaatgcggaaagtaaatacaaacagtgATTCGATGAAATCTTCGGATTCCTTCTGAGTGTCGTCTTCGGGATGTATCTCACGAATTATTGTATAAACACTTAGTGAAAgtgttagtaagagaataaatagctatcgaatgaattaaagaaataatgaataaacttaaaataaaaaatccgtcttttgtacatgggaggccttggaaatcgacgaaaatttcttcatcggctAAGAGTATAATATTTGTAATAAATtgtaaaatgaaagaaaaatatgttagttaaagaagtttgaaaaagtcaaaaaataaGGGATGTGACATAAAGCTTTTAAAAGGTGATATGacataaaatctttgaaaagtGATATGACATAAAGTCTTTGAAAAGTGATTTGAcataaaaactttaaaaaagcgatttgacataaaatttattaaacttGCCAAAAAGGGAGATAAAACTTGTTTTGACCCTATAATTGGTGTATTATACATGGTGtaagaatgtatatgtatatgatatatgtaaaaaatataagaataaaaaaatgaaaatatatgtaaatgtaaaaataatgtataaacaatgtagagaaaatataaagaacaaaatgtgtaaaaaataataaaagaaaaatgagcatgtaatgtgatgatattgacaaaaaggtaaaagaaaatgcttgcaagtgtatgaaaaatatttataggGAGTAAAAAAATGTatgcaaatttaaagaaaaagtagAGAAAATGTATGAAGAAAATGTAAAGACAATGTATGAATGAATATAAACAAAATGCATGAACAAATATAAAgacaaatgcatgaataaatataaagacaatgcatgaataaatataaagtcaatatatgtgatgtatataaaaatataaaggcTATGCATATAATGAATGTAAAGACAAGGTATATAAAAGCGTAAAGACAATgtatgaaaaaagaagagaaaaaaattaaaaaaaattaaagagaggAGGAAGATGCTAGTCTTGCTAGTCttcctatgaaaagaaaatatggagagtgtagagagaagaaaaatatatgtgagGTAGTGTGAAGTGgtgagaaaaatgagaggaagTCCTCCTTTATATGAAGGCAAAGGTAAACCACTTTTTATCCAAACCTATGTGCCAAAACTATGGGCTTCACAAAACCATGGGCTTCACAAAATCATGGCTTCTTAAAACCATGTATTAAATCTTATCTGTGTTTAAAATTAGTTCCTCCGACTTCCATGTAATAATAGACTGtaactaaaataataaagtataaaaatatatttaaggtaatttcgtgaataaagtaaaaaatgtgatttgaatTAAGGAGACCTGCTAATTAATTGAAGTAAAACTGTATTAGCATGTTGTTTGTATACAAACAactataacaaaataattatttaaaatgaaaataaattgataaaaatttctattatttaaatgtcacgacccaaccccgtaggtcgtgactagtgcccgagctggacactcgcatacacctgttaactataatcagtccataactagcatgataaggaacttatatatatatatatatatatatatatatatatatatatatatatatatatatatatatatatatatatataaaggcaagacgtcgtctcaaaactcgttatatatacacatatcacaAGAACTTTTGTCTCCCGAGGAGTTACAGCAACCACAAGATAacatcacacataagccggcaaggctatcataatatggGGAACCTCCCCGGcccatacacgagccgacaaggctacccataacacacacaacttccaatacatatatatatatatatacatacgcaagccgacaaggctgccactacacacaacatcccaaaatatatatactcgcaagccgacaaggctgccactacgaatgggaacgccccaaaacataagtcatacagacacaactgaacagtaactatatacaacccacacatatgtcgatagacctctaagagtaacaacagtatcatatgacgggacagggccccgccgtacccctggataaacacatatatgcaacaaaaggatctgtaccaaaaatctaggctccgagacaagggagcactccaagatagctgaacgAGATATCCTaagtggcggatcaccaaaacgagcgtcgtactgcgggcatgaaacgcccccccgaagaaagggggtcagtacgagatatgtactgagtatataaagcatgaaatacaataagaaagatcataactgaagtagggaTTCCATGAGACAAGAATACTAGTCAAGAAGTCACTGTACCTGTACCctacgaatgaaatcatgcatatcattatcatataccgtacccggcccatcatgggactcggtgaataatcatatcatcatataccgtacccggcccatcatgggactcggtgaataatgtagtaaaatgtgcgtgataacatacccggcccgggactcggtgaaagatgtaacaaccatatgcacgagcagagtagtgagtaacaaTATACAACTAGGTCACCATCGAGACTCAATCGACAAGAGATTAACTAACActcaagtatcaaacgatagtcatattaaggaaagtctcaggaaccatagatatgtatcaaatcaatacgagacatcttatgaaagttaaggacattacttattacagaatcctttaggaataggaacctttatatatcctttactatccaatcatatagaagactcgagggcagtagctcgaccactctaaggcctcatttgttttcattaagattaagacgtctgaatctgaatgcacatctgaatgattaagacgtTGTCTCTAggtctgaacactgaatgattaagactgtttgtttttcaatatctgaatgtgcataatgtatttatttaaatataataaatattcaattcaaataaaaaagtaactaaatagtagaaaataaataaaaatttaataaaacaaaatattagtttattaaaaaattgaaacatttatgttcactAGTAATGGTGGAGATGTTTTGTAGTTGTGGTGGGTGGTGAGTGGTGGTGAAAGGGTGAGTGGGCAGTGGGTGGTTGGGGTGAGGTGTGGGAGGTaatgggggtggggttggtgcGGAGTGGGAGTGGGGTTAGGGttggggttggtggtgggaggTAGGGCTGGATGGTGTGGGGTAAGGGTTCATGGTGGGGGTGGGGATGATGGTGGGAGGTGGGGGTAGTGGGGAATGGGGGTGCGTGGTGTAGGGtaggggttggtggtggggagTAGGGGTGGGTGGTATGGGATtggggtggtggtggggtggggagagtggcggagccacatagagCCAAGAGTGTTCATCTGAACCCTCTCGGCGGAAAAAAACACAGTttttataaggttaaaattattttttatgtatatatagtagatgttgaacgcCTTAGACTTCTTCGTATgcttacttttttatattttgaaccccctcggcggaaatCCTGGCTTCGCCCtttgggtgggggtggtggggagGGAGTGGTGGAGAGTGGGGGGTTGGTGTGGAAGGTaggtgggtggtggggtggggttgaggTGGATAGGTGGGGTTGGGGTGGAGATTGGGTGGGGGTGCGGTTGAAATggagggttggggttggggttgggaTTAGAGCTGGTGATAAAAAAGTTCTAtacaaaaatacctcttaatgatattaagacttaattcaagatcttaatgattaagacctattaagacctattcagacccaataagtgcttagatcttaatgcaaacaaatgcacttaatggcttaaggtctgaaccattcagattcagacctccaataagtgcaaacaaatgaggcctaagaattctaatatcaagaagtgaataagaatcataaatcatgctcgaaacttatgaatagaattaccccgaagctcatatcatatcttacttatgtctaggacatgccaaaagaaagaagggataggctttacatacctgttagcgACTATTCGTAAATCCGTTCGCCTCGTCgctcttttagcctatttaatataagagtaacgttatcgttagtaactatattttctagttcgtaaatcATGGAAGTTCGTCGcttatagaacttattctttaacttatatgtctcgtttagggtttttcattattcaaggacttaacgaaaatcgggctAGACATTTCCCCCATATATTCGCCTAACCCGACTTTCTAATTATCCTCCGTCAacacgaaataccaacaacaatgttgatatacacataaaattctCACAACTGCCAGGAGATAACAATTCCAAATCCATTTCAACCCACGATTTCACATAAtaacaatttcatgtattttcttacttccgatttcgtccaattcaatttttataatttcattacaactttattaacacaactacaccataaaataggaaaatcttaccacaattttctcggagaaatttctactcttaattgctccaatttcgcaatttcttcgtcctcgattcaatatccaatgttgctatcacctccttgaacttgtaaatcaccttggaattaaatcaaagcaattttttttttttttaaaaaaacgacCATGGCTGTCGTGAACGATAAGGTACCATGGTCgcttccctttttttctttgaatttctttttggaaatgaaatgaaagaaatgaaatgTCTTCATCaactttctatttatatgcTTGCTCCTAAGAGGAAACATTTCCCCCTCCTTTGCGAGTCACAAATCCacttcttggattttttttttcttttttttttatatcgggtggggcccacttagtaattaatcttaattaatttaattaatcactaattcttAATTACTAATCtaatcacaattaattaatccctaacctccaataatatttctataccaaataaaatttataagcacttgtgcattaaaacaaaatcggaggttaaaagtctctacctcgtatcccaaaaacaagccttgtccttaacttatcgcgattagcttaaaatatcccaatgtacaaagatacgggatataacatccttaccccctttagaacattcgtcctcgaatgttatactagTCTCACAAGATTTTATAGagacttcgggggagtctcttttatagtTATCACATATAGTTCATTTATCAATCtacataaccaatttaggagtttagattacctgtaggcataggaaacaagtagggatacgtattcttcatctcctcttcggcttcccaggtcatctcctcccgttattgttccgccacaataccttaacgaaGCCACGtcttagtacgcaaccttcttacctcgATGATCCAAAGATAGCTACGTGGTTCTCCTCGTATGATAACTCCTCCGTTGTTCGGACATCATCCACTGGGGAATATCCcgaaggatcaccaatacatttgagaagcatagacacatgaaacactcgGGGTGCAAATGCTTCCAAACCGACGGTAGGTCAATTccgtaggcaaccttgcctaccttacgaacaatccgataaggcccaatataccttgggttgagcttccccttcttaccaaatctcattacacccttcatgggNNNNNNNNNNNNNNNNNNNNNNNNNNNNNNNNNNNNNNNNNNNNNNNNNNNNNNNNNNNNNNNNNNNNNNNNNNNNNNNNNNNNNNNNNNNNNNNNNNNNataacttattcttaaataaattttccgcttatttaacttgttattagtaatgtggttcgcctactcgaagggatagtgtaggtgccaccacgactcgtgaattgggtcgtgacattgccccttttttttcaagtgtggtgaatgaagtaaatgaagtggaatgaaaatgtggtcatcttttaatacttAGATGAATTGTACACTTGCCCTTTGGCCCACACTAAATGAgttggatcacttaaaagatgacacacaAATGGTGTGGGCACCACAATCCACTAGCCAACATGGaatttgtggatgattttcatcttccaatttttatcacttttggtcccaaattttcctaattattccataccaacaaattcatgcacaacttatatcccaaaataaaatcgaaggtcaaaaatcccgaccttgcatcccgaaatagtttttgtcctcaacttatcataattaatccggattgttccaatgtacaaaaaaatATGGGTTCTAACACAAGCACCAGTGAAGATTCTTTGCTACAACTACTCATAACACCGAGCCACCGACTATTCAGGGTGCCGAACCAGAGAGACTCAAGAATTGGACTTGTACTCCGTCCACAGTTCGCGGGAGTCTTGGTAGATGAACATGTAGTAAACATTTTGTGATAGCACGATCTTAAAATTGAGGCTTAAATCGTGCCCCCAAAACTTTTGTTGCTTTACCTCATCTTTTGAGAGCTTAAATTGCAAAAACTATGAATGCATTTCTGCTTTTTCCTCAATCatatattattgttattttctactttatttataaaatctgCCAACTCTATGACTGTGACATAAACAAATAGACAACATACGTCTCGAGAGAATAACAAAGAAATTAGAAGACAAGGCATGATTCCACTCAGAAGAAATGAAATAGCCGACAGACAATGACATAAGCATGAAGGCTGTCAATTCAAGAAGAAATCAAAGGACGACATTAGGTTAGACAACCTAGTTTGCAATCTTTCCTTTAATACAGTATGAACTacgctgacctgattcccatggtgggatacgtaggcagcccacatAAGGTTCGGTTGCATTATAACGGAAAACCCAAATCCTTATACAAGGAGAACTACGCCTAACCTGATTCCCtcggtgggatacgtaggctaTCGACATACGGTTCGGTCATATCTAGGTAGAAGTCCAACAAACTTTTATCATTTACGTAAC encodes:
- the LOC132061960 gene encoding uncharacterized protein LOC132061960; protein product: MCSITYLLYELVNNQFSNLYRNYSQNSPVVPNMDVGQSSQFGGVDHSPHHDSAYEQQRMNALDNEDFPNYYESSSSDDDEITNNAEVTDDENDDDVQVGMTNNIPQRQNQQEPMHHHVPPPMTENSTSESPIQWHSNNIPYLDGSRS